Proteins from a genomic interval of Microbacterium imperiale:
- the murD gene encoding UDP-N-acetylmuramoyl-L-alanine--D-glutamate ligase, whose protein sequence is MSARLDSLTSWNADWTGLRVAVLGLSVTGFSVADTLTELGAQVLVATEGADAEYARLLPVIGATLYDGTLQTVPDALVAHAPEVVIASPGFPPHHPVIRWARESGVAVWGDIELAWRVRDKVVRPDGRPADWVFITGTNGKTTTTQLTASMLVAGGLRAAPCGNIGVPALDAVRDPSGFDVLVVELSSHQLWYLGLAAEAGQPSPHASVCLNLADDHLEWHGSFQAYRDAKALVYRNTRIACVYNKSDVATREMVEEAEVVEGCRAIGFDLGVPGPSDVGLVDGILVDRAFHAERHTSALELTTVDELAARDLAAPHVVANILAAAALARSLDVEPAAIRDALLAFRLDPHRIEVVARAAGITWVDDSKATNPHAASSSLAAFPGAVWVVGGLLKGVDISALVAARGGASKAAIVIGEDRTEVVAAFERHAPAVPVFEVDATQTEDVMARVVELAVGVAGEGDVVLLAPAAASFDQFASYADRGRRFAQAVRERIGRGDGDHDTEQPTGSDGGH, encoded by the coding sequence ATGAGCGCCCGGCTGGACTCTCTGACGAGCTGGAACGCCGACTGGACGGGTCTGCGCGTCGCCGTGCTCGGCCTGTCGGTCACGGGTTTCTCGGTCGCCGACACGCTGACCGAGTTGGGTGCACAGGTCCTGGTCGCGACGGAGGGCGCCGACGCCGAGTACGCCCGCCTCCTGCCGGTCATCGGGGCGACGCTCTACGACGGCACCCTGCAGACGGTTCCCGACGCGCTCGTCGCGCACGCCCCCGAGGTCGTCATCGCATCGCCGGGCTTTCCTCCGCATCATCCCGTCATCCGGTGGGCGCGCGAGAGCGGCGTCGCCGTGTGGGGCGACATCGAGCTCGCCTGGCGCGTGCGCGACAAGGTCGTCCGTCCCGACGGGCGCCCCGCCGACTGGGTGTTCATCACCGGCACCAACGGCAAGACGACGACGACCCAGCTGACGGCGTCCATGCTCGTCGCGGGCGGGCTGCGTGCGGCACCCTGCGGCAACATCGGTGTGCCGGCGCTCGATGCGGTGCGCGACCCGTCCGGATTCGACGTGCTCGTCGTCGAGCTCTCGAGCCACCAGCTCTGGTACCTCGGGCTCGCCGCCGAGGCGGGTCAGCCGTCGCCGCACGCGAGCGTCTGTCTCAACCTCGCGGACGATCACCTGGAGTGGCACGGGTCGTTCCAGGCCTACCGCGACGCGAAGGCGCTCGTGTACCGCAACACCCGCATCGCGTGCGTGTACAACAAGTCCGATGTCGCGACCCGCGAGATGGTCGAAGAGGCGGAGGTCGTCGAAGGATGCCGCGCCATCGGGTTCGACCTCGGCGTCCCCGGTCCGAGCGATGTCGGCCTCGTCGACGGCATCCTGGTCGATCGTGCCTTCCACGCCGAGCGGCACACGTCGGCGCTCGAGCTGACCACGGTCGACGAGCTCGCCGCCCGCGACCTCGCCGCCCCCCACGTCGTCGCCAACATCCTCGCCGCCGCCGCGCTCGCGCGGTCTCTCGACGTCGAACCCGCCGCGATCCGCGACGCGCTCCTCGCGTTCCGGCTCGACCCTCACCGCATCGAGGTCGTCGCACGCGCGGCGGGCATCACCTGGGTCGACGACTCGAAGGCGACGAACCCGCACGCCGCGTCCTCGTCGCTGGCCGCCTTCCCGGGCGCGGTGTGGGTCGTGGGCGGACTGCTGAAGGGCGTCGACATCTCGGCGCTCGTCGCGGCGCGAGGTGGAGCGTCCAAGGCGGCCATCGTCATCGGTGAGGACCGGACCGAGGTCGTCGCCGCGTTCGAGCGACACGCGCCCGCAGTTCCCGTGTTCGAGGTGGACGCGACTCAGACTGAGGATGTCATGGCTCGGGTCGTCGAACTGGCGGTCGGGGTCGCGGGCGAGGGGGACGTCGTGCTCCTCGCTCCCGCGGCGGCATCCTTCGACCAGTTCGCCTCCTATGCCGACCGCGGCCGCCGTTTCGCGCAGGCCGTGCGCGAACGGATCGGAAGGGGAGACGGTGACCACGACACCGAGCAGCCCACTGGGTCCGACGGCGGACACTGA
- a CDS encoding UDP-N-acetylmuramoyl-tripeptide--D-alanyl-D-alanine ligase — protein MISLPLSDIASVLSGTLHLSGDDSPQTRVAGTVDTDSRNIGPGDVFVAKPGDATDGHLFVPAAAEAGAALAIVERTVDAPITQIVVADAVTALADLAREVVARVRRGGDLRVVGITGSNGKTTTKNLLARILEDEGPTVAPRASFNNSVGAPLTMLRVADETRFLVSEFGADGSGQIARLAGLVTPDVGVVLMVGMAHAGGFGGVEATLRAKTELVEAVRPGGVAVLNADDARVATMAPVAQARGVRVRWFGRGPAAEVRAEDVEVDASGTSCVVVAGDERVPMRLRVLGEHHVMNALAAITAATELGVSIADAVARLETVELAERWRMQPLGSDSVRIINDAYNASPDSMAAALRTLAQITGPDQRKVAVLGAMSELGEYAGEEHDRVGLQAVRLRIERIVVVGAEARRLYLAAVGEGSWDGEAVFFTDADAAYDYLIGELRPGDRVLVKSSNSAGLRHLGDRLGEFFS, from the coding sequence ATGATCTCGTTGCCCCTGTCCGACATCGCCTCCGTGCTCTCGGGGACGCTCCATCTCTCCGGCGACGACAGCCCGCAGACGCGCGTCGCGGGCACCGTCGACACGGACTCGCGCAACATCGGCCCCGGCGACGTCTTCGTCGCCAAGCCCGGTGACGCCACCGACGGGCACCTCTTCGTGCCCGCGGCCGCCGAGGCGGGCGCGGCTCTCGCGATCGTCGAGCGCACCGTCGACGCCCCGATCACGCAGATCGTGGTGGCCGACGCGGTGACGGCGCTGGCCGACCTGGCCCGCGAGGTCGTGGCCCGCGTCCGCCGTGGCGGCGACCTGCGTGTCGTCGGGATCACGGGCTCGAACGGCAAGACGACGACGAAGAACCTGCTCGCGCGCATCCTCGAGGACGAGGGGCCCACGGTCGCGCCGCGCGCGTCGTTCAACAACTCCGTCGGCGCTCCGCTGACGATGCTCCGCGTCGCCGACGAAACCCGCTTCCTCGTGAGCGAGTTCGGCGCCGACGGTTCGGGTCAGATCGCGCGTCTGGCTGGGCTCGTCACGCCGGACGTCGGTGTCGTCCTCATGGTGGGCATGGCCCACGCGGGCGGTTTCGGCGGCGTCGAGGCGACGCTGCGCGCGAAGACCGAGCTCGTCGAAGCGGTGCGTCCGGGCGGGGTGGCGGTCTTGAACGCCGACGACGCCCGCGTGGCCACCATGGCGCCGGTGGCGCAGGCGCGCGGCGTGCGGGTCCGCTGGTTCGGCCGCGGGCCCGCGGCCGAGGTGCGGGCAGAGGACGTCGAGGTCGACGCCTCCGGCACGTCCTGCGTCGTCGTCGCGGGAGATGAGCGGGTTCCGATGCGCCTGCGCGTGCTCGGCGAACACCACGTCATGAACGCCCTCGCCGCCATCACGGCCGCGACCGAGCTGGGCGTCTCGATCGCCGATGCGGTCGCCCGCCTCGAGACGGTGGAGCTCGCCGAACGCTGGCGCATGCAGCCGCTCGGATCGGATTCCGTGCGCATCATCAACGACGCCTACAACGCCAGCCCCGACTCGATGGCGGCGGCGCTGCGCACACTGGCCCAGATCACCGGTCCCGACCAGCGGAAGGTCGCCGTCCTCGGTGCCATGAGCGAGCTCGGCGAGTACGCCGGCGAGGAGCACGACCGCGTCGGCCTGCAGGCGGTCCGCCTGCGCATCGAGCGGATCGTCGTCGTCGGCGCGGAGGCCCGCCGCCTGTACCTCGCCGCCGTCGGCGAGGGATCGTGGGACGGCGAAGCGGTGTTCTTCACCGACGCGGATGCCGCCTACGACTACCTCATCGGTGAGCTGCGACCGGGCGATCGGGTGCTGGTGAAGTCGTCGAACTCGGCGGGCCTGCGGCACCTCGGCGATCGTCTGGGAGAATTCTTCTCGTGA
- the mraY gene encoding phospho-N-acetylmuramoyl-pentapeptide-transferase, translated as MRSLLTAATISLAFPLFLTPLFIRLFEKLGWGQVIRTPDDATNPSHHAKRGTPTMGGIIFIVGAVVGYLVGTFTGGAPPTISGLLVIWMMVGLGIVGFIDDYMKVRQQRSLGLSGWRKVAGQIIVAVPFGIAALMFPNASGETPGSAYISFFRDIDWLSFMTLGAVIGWVLYLAWISFQAVAWSNATNLTDGLDGLATGAGIFTISAYSLVTFWQFQQRCASGALVPAYEAACYTTRDPMDLTIISASFVGALVGFLWWNAPKAKVFMGDVGSMAIGGVIVAMAVLSHTELLAVIIAGVFIIAPGSVILQRYYFKATGGKRLFLMSPFHHHLEMRGWPEVTIVVRMWIIAGMLAVGGVGLFYVAWLAAV; from the coding sequence GTGAGATCCCTGCTGACGGCCGCGACGATCTCGCTCGCGTTCCCCCTCTTCCTGACCCCGCTGTTCATCCGGCTCTTCGAGAAGCTCGGCTGGGGTCAGGTCATCCGCACCCCCGACGACGCGACGAATCCGAGCCACCACGCCAAGCGGGGCACGCCCACGATGGGCGGGATCATCTTCATCGTCGGCGCCGTCGTCGGCTATCTCGTCGGCACCTTCACCGGGGGAGCGCCGCCCACCATCTCGGGCCTGCTCGTCATCTGGATGATGGTGGGGCTCGGCATCGTCGGCTTCATCGACGACTACATGAAGGTGCGCCAGCAGCGCAGTCTCGGGCTCTCGGGATGGCGCAAGGTCGCGGGTCAGATCATCGTCGCGGTGCCGTTCGGCATCGCCGCCCTGATGTTCCCCAACGCCAGCGGTGAGACGCCCGGCAGCGCGTACATCTCGTTCTTCCGCGATATCGACTGGCTGTCCTTCATGACGCTCGGCGCGGTCATCGGGTGGGTGCTGTACCTCGCGTGGATCTCGTTCCAGGCGGTGGCGTGGTCGAACGCGACCAACCTGACCGACGGGCTCGACGGTCTCGCGACGGGGGCGGGCATCTTCACGATCTCCGCGTACAGCCTCGTCACGTTCTGGCAGTTCCAGCAGCGCTGCGCGAGCGGCGCCCTCGTTCCGGCGTACGAGGCCGCGTGCTACACGACGCGCGACCCGATGGACCTCACCATCATCTCGGCGTCGTTCGTCGGCGCCCTCGTCGGCTTCCTGTGGTGGAACGCCCCGAAGGCGAAGGTCTTCATGGGCGATGTCGGCTCGATGGCCATCGGCGGCGTCATCGTCGCGATGGCGGTGCTCTCGCACACCGAGCTGCTCGCCGTGATCATCGCTGGGGTCTTCATCATCGCCCCCGGCTCGGTGATCCTGCAGCGCTATTATTTCAAGGCGACCGGCGGCAAGCGCCTGTTCCTGATGAGCCCGTTCCACCACCACCTCGAGATGCGCGGCTGGCCCGAGGTCACGATCGTGGTGCGCATGTGGATCATCGCGGGCATGCTCGCGGTGGGCGGCGTCGGCCTCTTCTACGTCGCATGGCTGGCGGCGGTATGA
- a CDS encoding DUF3040 domain-containing protein: MPLSEQEQRLLDEMERHLMRNEADVVSAPREGQSLSYRNIVYGALLVLLSLGGLIVGVSTGIIAIGVVAFVVMVGGVVLALTPARNGTVGRSAGTAGTRKPSNSSANFMDRMNERWDRRNGER; the protein is encoded by the coding sequence ATGCCACTGTCAGAGCAGGAGCAGCGGCTGCTCGATGAGATGGAGCGCCATCTCATGCGCAACGAGGCCGACGTGGTCAGTGCGCCGCGTGAAGGGCAGTCCCTCAGCTACCGGAACATCGTCTACGGCGCTCTCCTCGTCCTCCTGAGTCTCGGCGGTCTCATCGTCGGCGTGTCGACCGGCATCATCGCGATCGGCGTCGTCGCCTTCGTCGTGATGGTCGGTGGCGTCGTCCTCGCCCTGACCCCGGCCCGCAACGGCACCGTGGGCCGCTCGGCCGGCACTGCGGGTACACGGAAGCCCTCGAACTCGTCCGCCAACTTCATGGATCGCATGAACGAGCGCTGGGATCGCCGCAACGGCGAACGCTGA
- the mraZ gene encoding division/cell wall cluster transcriptional repressor MraZ yields MLLGTHTPKLDEKGRVILPAKFRDDLGPGVVVTRGQERCLYVFSTVEFERVYERIREAPLTNKQARDFQRMFLSGASAEKPDSQNRITVPPHLRTYAGLGRELVMTGVGAHAEIWDAEAWNAYAAGNEDAYSDMEEEVIPGLF; encoded by the coding sequence ATGCTTCTCGGCACGCACACCCCCAAGCTCGACGAGAAGGGCCGCGTCATCCTCCCCGCCAAGTTCCGCGACGACCTCGGTCCCGGTGTCGTCGTGACCCGCGGTCAGGAACGCTGCCTCTACGTCTTCAGCACGGTCGAGTTCGAGCGCGTCTACGAGCGCATCCGCGAGGCTCCGCTGACGAACAAGCAGGCGCGCGACTTCCAGCGCATGTTCCTCTCGGGCGCCAGCGCCGAGAAGCCCGACAGCCAGAACCGCATCACCGTCCCGCCGCACCTGCGCACCTACGCGGGGCTCGGGCGCGAGCTCGTCATGACCGGTGTCGGCGCCCACGCCGAGATCTGGGACGCCGAGGCGTGGAACGCGTACGCCGCCGGCAACGAGGACGCCTACTCCGACATGGAGGAGGAGGTGATCCCGGGACTCTTCTGA
- a CDS encoding peptidoglycan D,D-transpeptidase FtsI family protein: MTTRATRSPRRRTMVALLIVLIVLVAFIVRLVDIQVVNADDHESDARNLAMEVGAKLYGTRGDITDTNGATLATTSSVYDAKIDPKLAVEGIKRKNDAGETVAVTWSELAAEIAAVTGQDAAEVEGIVTTAVAADPESRFAYLDRGLSTEQYRALADLNLPFIGFDAHPHRTYPDGAVAGNVIGFVGSDETPLEGVEALQDSCLQSSDGTIRYMRGLDGVVIPGTEVQDPAPVNGGTLRLTIDRDLQWYMQQLIAEQTQNLGAESGSILVVEVATGKIRAAAEYPSVDLNDIASSDPADRGSRLFRDSYEPGSTFKPVTAATAIEAAGLTPLSTAWSPDRMEFPNGAVVNDSEPHPAQNLTLTGGLVTSSNVALSQFGAQVDPATRLEYLKKFGVGEGTALNWSGEPKGTYIPTEQWDNQTYYTTTFGQAFTTTAPQVASVYQTIANGGVRQPLSLVESCTAADGTVTEPDLPEPQRVIQESTAEQVSVMLENVFTQGTLAEDIAVPGYRMAGKTGTAQKVDPETGAYKDNLYYTSLVGYAPADDPKYVVLTAFDEPKTLRLSAANRPAFQKAMTQVLKHYRIMPSDSQTPLLPVTQ, translated from the coding sequence ATGACGACTCGAGCCACCCGCAGCCCGCGACGTCGCACGATGGTCGCGCTCCTGATCGTCCTCATCGTTCTCGTCGCGTTCATCGTGCGCCTGGTCGACATCCAGGTCGTGAACGCCGACGACCATGAGAGCGACGCCCGCAATCTCGCGATGGAGGTCGGCGCCAAGCTCTACGGCACCCGCGGCGACATCACCGACACGAACGGCGCGACCCTCGCCACCACCAGCTCGGTGTACGACGCCAAGATCGACCCGAAGCTCGCCGTCGAGGGCATCAAGCGCAAGAACGATGCGGGCGAGACCGTCGCGGTCACCTGGTCGGAACTCGCCGCCGAGATCGCCGCGGTGACCGGACAGGATGCCGCCGAGGTCGAGGGGATCGTCACGACCGCCGTCGCCGCCGACCCCGAGTCGCGGTTCGCCTACCTCGACCGCGGCCTGTCCACCGAGCAGTACCGCGCGCTGGCCGACCTCAATCTGCCGTTCATCGGGTTCGACGCCCATCCCCACCGGACGTACCCCGACGGCGCGGTGGCCGGCAACGTCATCGGTTTCGTCGGATCGGACGAGACCCCCCTCGAAGGCGTCGAGGCGCTGCAGGACTCGTGCCTCCAGAGCAGCGACGGCACGATCCGCTACATGCGCGGGCTCGACGGCGTCGTCATCCCGGGCACCGAGGTGCAGGATCCTGCGCCTGTCAACGGCGGCACGCTGCGCCTGACGATCGACCGCGACCTGCAGTGGTACATGCAGCAGCTGATCGCCGAGCAGACCCAGAACCTGGGTGCCGAGAGCGGCTCGATCCTGGTCGTCGAGGTCGCCACGGGCAAGATCCGCGCGGCAGCGGAGTACCCGAGCGTCGATCTCAACGACATCGCGAGCTCCGACCCCGCCGACCGCGGCAGCCGGCTCTTCCGCGACTCGTACGAGCCCGGCTCGACGTTCAAGCCCGTCACCGCCGCCACCGCGATCGAGGCCGCGGGCCTCACCCCCCTGTCGACGGCGTGGAGCCCCGACCGCATGGAGTTCCCCAACGGCGCGGTCGTCAACGACTCCGAGCCGCATCCGGCCCAGAACCTGACGCTCACGGGTGGTCTCGTGACGTCGTCGAACGTCGCCCTGTCGCAGTTCGGTGCTCAGGTCGACCCGGCCACGCGGCTGGAGTACCTCAAGAAGTTCGGGGTCGGCGAGGGGACCGCGCTGAACTGGTCGGGAGAGCCCAAGGGCACCTACATCCCCACCGAGCAATGGGACAACCAGACGTACTACACGACGACGTTCGGCCAGGCTTTCACCACCACCGCACCGCAGGTCGCCAGCGTCTACCAGACGATCGCGAACGGCGGCGTGCGTCAGCCGCTGAGCCTCGTGGAGTCGTGCACGGCCGCCGACGGAACGGTGACCGAGCCCGACCTGCCCGAGCCGCAGCGCGTCATCCAGGAGAGCACGGCCGAGCAGGTGAGCGTCATGCTCGAGAACGTCTTCACGCAGGGCACGCTCGCCGAAGACATCGCGGTGCCCGGGTACCGCATGGCGGGCAAGACCGGAACGGCCCAGAAGGTCGACCCGGAGACCGGCGCCTACAAGGACAACCTCTACTACACCTCGCTCGTCGGCTACGCGCCGGCGGACGATCCGAAGTATGTTGTCCTGACCGCATTCGATGAGCCCAAGACGCTGCGACTGTCCGCCGCGAACCGTCCCGCCTTCCAGAAGGCGATGACCCAGGTGCTCAAGCACTACCGGATCATGCCCTCGGACTCGCAGACGCCGTTGCTCCCCGTTACCCAGTGA
- the rsmH gene encoding 16S rRNA (cytosine(1402)-N(4))-methyltransferase RsmH, translating into MTNPEIHTPVLLDRCVELLAPALHRDGAVVVDATEGMGGHSEALLERFPSVRLIGLDRDTDALRIAGDRLARFGDRVHLVHTVYDGITGALASAGVDRVDGILFDLGVSSLQLDEADRGFAYAQDAPLDMRMDQTAGTTAADIVATYSEGNLRRIFERYGEEKLAGRYARAIIEARGRAPLTRSGELVDVLVAATPAAVQRERSGHPAKRVFQALRIEVNAELAVLERALPAALDALNVGGRIVVMSYQSLEDRLVKRVFADASASTAPSGLPVELPEHAPRFRLLVRGAELASDEERERNPRAKPVRLRAAERVREAM; encoded by the coding sequence ATGACGAACCCCGAGATCCACACTCCCGTCCTTCTCGACCGCTGCGTCGAGCTGCTCGCGCCCGCCCTGCACCGTGACGGCGCGGTCGTCGTCGACGCGACCGAAGGGATGGGCGGCCATTCCGAGGCTCTTCTCGAGCGCTTCCCGTCCGTGCGTCTGATCGGACTCGACCGCGACACGGACGCCCTGCGCATCGCCGGCGACCGGCTGGCACGCTTCGGCGACCGCGTGCACCTCGTGCACACCGTCTACGACGGCATCACCGGGGCGCTCGCCTCGGCCGGAGTCGACCGCGTCGACGGCATCCTGTTCGACCTCGGTGTCTCGTCGCTTCAGCTCGACGAGGCCGACCGCGGCTTCGCCTACGCGCAGGACGCGCCGCTGGACATGCGCATGGACCAGACCGCGGGCACGACCGCCGCCGATATCGTCGCGACCTACAGCGAGGGCAACCTCCGCCGCATCTTCGAGCGATACGGCGAGGAGAAGCTCGCGGGCCGTTACGCGCGCGCCATCATCGAGGCCCGTGGCCGGGCTCCGCTCACGCGGTCGGGCGAACTCGTCGACGTCCTCGTCGCCGCGACCCCCGCCGCCGTGCAGCGCGAGCGGTCGGGGCACCCCGCCAAGCGCGTGTTCCAGGCGCTGCGCATCGAGGTCAACGCCGAACTCGCGGTGCTCGAACGCGCGCTGCCGGCGGCACTCGACGCGCTGAACGTGGGCGGGCGCATCGTCGTGATGTCGTACCAGTCGCTCGAGGACCGCCTGGTCAAGCGCGTGTTCGCCGACGCCTCGGCATCGACGGCGCCCAGTGGACTGCCCGTCGAGCTGCCCGAGCATGCGCCGAGGTTCCGGCTGCTGGTGCGCGGTGCCGAGCTCGCCAGCGACGAGGAACGTGAACGCAATCCGCGTGCGAAGCCGGTGCGGCTGCGCGCGGCCGAACGGGTGAGGGAGGCAATGTGA
- the ftsW gene encoding putative lipid II flippase FtsW, translating into MTTTPSSPLGPTADTDTGSAPRGGFAARVSLGRVFAPVPSEFLLLASTALILTGFGLVMVLSATMATANASPFDTFLKQAVFAAVAIPLMFVASRMPVRFWKRIAWPALIAGLLLQLLVFVPGLGVHNDGNTNWISIAGFQAQPSEFLKLSLALWLGFVLYRKRTLLTKWQHVFIPVVPVGALVIGTIMAGHDLGTAMIVMSILLGCLFFSGVKLRLFLLPLIGVVAAAAVFAVTSPNRMARIMSFLNVDSTDCYFADAGSCYQPLHGIWALASGGIFGLGLGNSREKYQWLPAAANDYIFAIVGEELGLIGCAVVLALFALFAVGAFHVIRKTDDPFVRIVSGGITIWIVGQALVNIGVVLRVFPVLGVPLPFMSQGGTSLMSVLLACGVLLSFARTLPVRSPLAVAPVGGRVAPRVEPARAGAVRR; encoded by the coding sequence GTGACCACGACACCGAGCAGCCCACTGGGTCCGACGGCGGACACTGACACCGGCTCGGCGCCGCGCGGCGGTTTCGCTGCGCGGGTCTCACTCGGACGGGTCTTCGCGCCCGTGCCGAGCGAGTTCCTGCTGCTGGCCTCCACGGCGCTGATCCTGACCGGCTTCGGGTTGGTGATGGTGCTGTCGGCGACGATGGCCACCGCCAACGCGAGCCCGTTCGACACCTTCCTCAAGCAGGCCGTCTTCGCCGCCGTCGCGATCCCGCTGATGTTCGTCGCGAGCCGGATGCCGGTGCGCTTCTGGAAGCGCATCGCCTGGCCGGCGCTCATCGCCGGCCTTCTGCTGCAGCTGCTGGTGTTCGTCCCGGGGCTGGGCGTCCACAACGACGGCAACACGAACTGGATCTCGATCGCCGGGTTCCAGGCGCAGCCGTCGGAGTTCCTGAAACTCTCGCTCGCGCTGTGGCTGGGCTTCGTGCTCTATCGCAAGCGCACGCTGCTGACGAAGTGGCAGCACGTCTTCATCCCGGTCGTCCCGGTCGGTGCGCTGGTGATCGGCACCATCATGGCCGGGCACGACCTCGGCACCGCGATGATCGTGATGTCGATCCTCCTCGGCTGCCTGTTCTTCTCCGGGGTCAAGCTGCGCCTCTTCCTGCTGCCCCTCATCGGTGTCGTGGCGGCCGCCGCCGTGTTCGCGGTCACCAGCCCGAACCGCATGGCGCGCATCATGAGCTTCCTCAACGTCGACTCGACGGACTGCTACTTCGCCGACGCGGGCTCGTGCTATCAGCCGCTGCACGGCATCTGGGCGCTCGCGAGCGGTGGCATCTTCGGCCTCGGGCTCGGCAACTCGCGCGAGAAGTACCAGTGGCTCCCCGCGGCCGCGAACGACTACATCTTCGCGATCGTCGGCGAGGAGCTCGGGCTCATCGGCTGCGCCGTCGTCCTCGCGCTCTTCGCCCTCTTCGCCGTCGGCGCGTTCCACGTCATCCGAAAGACCGACGACCCGTTCGTCCGCATCGTCTCGGGCGGCATCACCATCTGGATCGTCGGGCAGGCGCTCGTGAACATCGGCGTCGTGCTGCGGGTGTTCCCCGTGCTCGGTGTTCCGCTGCCCTTCATGTCGCAGGGCGGCACGTCGCTGATGTCGGTGCTGCTGGCGTGCGGTGTACTGCTCTCGTTCGCGCGGACGCTTCCGGTCCGCTCGCCGCTGGCCGTCGCGCCGGTCGGGGGCCGTGTCGCGCCGCGCGTCGAGCCCGCTCGGGCCGGTGCCGTGCGCCGGTAG
- a CDS encoding UDP-N-acetylglucosamine--N-acetylmuramyl-(pentapeptide) pyrophosphoryl-undecaprenol N-acetylglucosamine transferase, whose amino-acid sequence MTTYLLAGGGTAGHVNPLLAVADALRERRPDDSVLVLGTREGLESRLVPERGYELLVVDKVPFPRRPNAAAARFPVRWLRAVGQVRAHIRRHGVDVVAGFGGYAAAPAYVAAKRERVPYIVHEANARPGLANVLGARGAAATGIVFPGTPLRGARVVGMPLRREIVGLDRQARRAEAAAAFGLDPARPVVLVFGGSLGARRLNEALAGSWQDLVAAGWQVLHATGERNETAAPAASDYRVVPYLDRMDLAFAVADLVVSRSGAATVSEVSALGIPAVYVPYAVGNGEQALNAADAVRAGAARIVPDAEFTAERVRSEIVPLLGDASALDEMRRAAAGVGTRAGAANVVAMLDEALAR is encoded by the coding sequence GTGACCACGTACCTCCTGGCCGGCGGCGGGACCGCTGGGCACGTCAATCCGCTCCTCGCTGTCGCCGACGCTCTGCGTGAGCGGCGCCCCGACGACTCCGTGCTCGTCCTGGGAACGCGCGAGGGCCTCGAGTCCCGTCTCGTGCCCGAGCGCGGCTACGAGCTGCTCGTGGTCGACAAGGTGCCGTTCCCGCGCCGTCCGAATGCGGCGGCCGCTCGGTTCCCGGTGCGCTGGCTGCGCGCCGTCGGACAGGTGCGGGCGCATATCCGCCGACACGGCGTCGACGTGGTCGCGGGCTTCGGTGGATACGCCGCCGCGCCCGCCTACGTCGCGGCCAAGCGGGAACGCGTGCCCTACATCGTGCACGAGGCCAACGCCCGTCCCGGGCTCGCGAACGTCCTCGGCGCGCGCGGAGCCGCGGCGACGGGCATCGTCTTCCCCGGCACGCCCCTGCGGGGGGCGCGGGTGGTGGGGATGCCGCTGCGCCGCGAGATCGTCGGCCTCGACCGGCAGGCTCGCCGCGCCGAGGCCGCCGCCGCGTTCGGGCTCGACCCGGCCCGCCCCGTCGTACTCGTCTTCGGCGGATCCCTGGGTGCGCGCCGCTTGAACGAGGCCCTCGCCGGATCGTGGCAGGATCTCGTGGCCGCCGGGTGGCAGGTGCTCCACGCGACCGGTGAGCGCAACGAGACCGCGGCGCCGGCGGCATCCGACTATCGCGTCGTGCCGTACCTCGACCGCATGGACCTCGCGTTCGCGGTCGCCGACCTCGTCGTCTCGCGCTCGGGCGCCGCGACCGTGAGCGAAGTCAGCGCCCTCGGCATCCCGGCCGTCTACGTGCCCTACGCGGTGGGCAACGGCGAGCAGGCGCTCAACGCCGCCGATGCGGTGCGCGCGGGCGCGGCGCGCATCGTGCCCGACGCGGAGTTCACCGCCGAGCGGGTGCGCTCGGAGATCGTGCCACTGCTGGGCGACGCATCCGCTCTCGATGAGATGCGCCGTGCGGCCGCCGGCGTCGGGACGCGCGCGGGCGCAGCGAACGTCGTCGCGATGCTCGATGAGGCGTTGGCTCGCTGA